A stretch of DNA from Toxotes jaculatrix isolate fToxJac2 chromosome 15, fToxJac2.pri, whole genome shotgun sequence:
AAATATAGCAAATCACTAAAGCAATAGAACAATAtagcaaacacaacaacagatgtggCTACGATCGTTAAAACTAAATACATTTCATATATAGCTCTTTTGTCCCTCTGCAACACCCGTACTGTCTGTAATTACGTCATCACCCCGCGACTTGTAATTTGTCACATGGTCacacaacatcagcatgttattTAGCGGGACTGGGGCCGGTTTCTGATCAGGTGTGTTCAcctttgtttcatgtttgaaaCTGTTTGACCTGTTTGTTAATCAGCTGATAAATAATCAATGAAGTTAATCAGCTTCAGTTGCGGTTGATTTACAGTCCAGCGGGAAACGATATTTAGTGTTATCGTGTGATTTTTTTTGCGGGTTtcttgttggtgtttttgttgtgttgacGCGcgtgttgttgttctgttgctAAAGCAGAGTAAATAAATCAGAGCTGATTTCAACAGACGTTAAAACAGGGTCAGTTTGTCAGATATaaacagtggaggtggaggaaggattCAGatgaagtaaaagtactaatacAACAAATACAAGTAAAACATCCTGAACTGGAAATATTACATGATTTAAAGTATTTAAACTGAACAATGTTCGAagtatgaaaagtaaaagtactaaatGCAGAAAGATTCCCCGCTATGTTATTGTCACTCATGCATTgatgtgtaagcagcattttactgttgtagcagCTGATTTTAAAACACTCCCATATACAGTTATACGgaaatctgtttgtttgcttgtttgcttgcttgtttgtttgcaatgAAAGGACGTAAATACAACACCTGAAGCAAATTCTATAAATGTTAATTCCATTGTTACTTTTTATgtcatgaatttaaaaaaaaaactggaaaaatagaAATCAAACAGTGCTTGTACCGTGTGTGAAAGTCTGGGCAGCTTCACGAGTCACTTCTCAGTTTATCAGCTTCACAGAGCTCAAGTTCAGATTCAGCCTAAAGAAACAGTCCTGtgataaatcctccttcatgaaggttgtaAGGTTGCAGTTTGTCCTGAAACTGATTCAGAGGGATGTTGATTCAGTTGGTGCTGTTTAGGATTCTTTGGGGATGAAGATGATACCGATTTCAGGGAGTATAAAAACATCACGTTATCAATAAATCAGTCGCTATTTCATATTGTGCTCAGCTgtgctgcctcctctgcttcatgTGCTGCAAACAGTGCTGAGTATTGTAAACAGTGGAGTCagagcgccctctgctggacattTAAAGACATGTATACTGATAACAATTTATTGATCAATAAATCAGTCCGGCTctgatttctgtcattttttccatCCCGTCTATATCAACAATTACAGGCTGAATAAGAGAAACCCCTCTGTGTGTAATACAGtgcagttcaacagcagcacaaatttcatcctccaaaatgatcatacagttaAATCAGCACGTCCTGAAACAAGTTCAGTAAAatctgaacattataaccttcgtgaaggaggatttattacGGGACTATTGTAGAAGCTGAAACCCTGAAATGTGTGGCCTTTTTTTCTTAACATAATTAATCAGTTCTTAAAAATTTACACTTTTGAACAGTTTAAATTATAATAAAGcatcacattttataaactCTTCATGTTTTGTCTGCAAAATCTTAATTGGAACAGCAACTATGGTTCAATTAACAAtatgttgtattttataaatttttattttaacatgaaatttacagatatatatacatacatacatactgctCTGAAATAGACCATTCTGCTTAAGGAGTACTTTTACTTGTGGTACTTGAAGTATATTTTGATGATAATACTTCTGttcttttacttaagtgaaagATGTGAGtccttcttccaccactgactcTGATACATCAGGACTGGAGTCCTCAGTTATGAGCTTGGATTCATTAAAACCATCCCCTTTAGCTTGAATGAACCAGTTAAACATATAATCAATAATcagatttctcttttctttcattttcaggtgTCCTGCTCCATCTTCATCCCTGAGGAGcagctgctctcctcctcctcctcgtccatCAGCCATGAGCGACAGCGACGATGACGACGTTCCTACGCTGTCGGCTCACACTCTGGCCGCCCTGCAGGAGTTTTACAACGAGACCAGGACCGGTCCGGCTCACAGCACGTCTCCATCAGACCAGTTCACTGTGGGGGCGGTGGAGGAGGACTGGGTGAGTTCACTGGATTTAGgaacaggagacagaaaaagtgactctgcatgtgtgtgtctgtttttacagtttattcaGTAGTGATGCAGTAAAAGTGGAGATATGTTGTACTGGTGTAGATCTACAGCTCACGATGCAGTAGAGGCACCTAATTTAGACAGTGTCTtgacattatttacattacagtagCTTGACAACAGACTCCACTATAGAGCTTCAGATAACATGTACAGGAGCCTGTTGTGGTCTAATTGATAAATCAACAATCGTTtgtcttttataaaaaaaaaaaagtaaaattttcaGTAATTCCAGCATCTTATTGGTGAAATAGGTGCTGTTTACTCCACagtgaaaaagacaaactgtccaaaaaccttatctgatttttttttaagcttttgtaGACATTATTTTAACTAAACAATAAAATCcctcagaaatgtttttaaggcctttttaattttttttaagcctctgaacatttttcacaatcagtttttgattttaaatattagttttaaactttaaaatgtcagcacaGATCAATGATCCATCATGgcttaaatgtaaatgttaatttTACAGTCTCACTTTTTTATGTCAGCTCAATGTTCACAAACTAATGttcataaagtgtgtgtgtgtgtgtttctctctctccaccagaGGATGAGTCAGTTCTGGTACAGTGATGAAACAGCTGCTCAGTTAGTTGAAGAGGTCGTACGTGAAgctggagagggaggcaggtaaaaccacacacacagacacattcttttttcactgtcctcgtgaggacactcattgacataataaTATTCCCCAAACCTTAACCTCAAACGTCAAAATATCCTCACAATGATAGTTTCTAAACAAAATTTATCAACACAGTCACAGAAGGACACACACTTTGCATATCCTTCACtatcaaatggaaaaaaaaaacaatggaaacacaTTTGTGTATCAGAACTTTATTTCCTTTCCCATCAATCATCTTTCGAACCCCTCAGATTCATCCGGTGATCCTCTGAAGGGGCGCAACCCCTAAGTTGGGAACAACTGGGCTAAACTAGCTTAACTGTATGTGAAGTAttaaaactagctccacctcgagcagctacaacagtaaaatgctgctttcacactgatgcatcagtgttaaacattcaaataatgttgcagagacaaaacaagaacttttactttgataCGTGAAACTTTGCTGCCagtacttgtgtacttttacttaagcaGAATATTTAATGCAGGATTTGTACATAAGTAACAGATCTGTGTACTTCCTCCACCGGTGGTTTTAAGTGTTGCAATGTTTGTGTTCACTCTCAGGATAGCGTGTGTGAGTGCGCCCAGTGTGTACCAGAAGCTAAAGCAGGGTGCGGTGGATGGTTCAGACCGGGTGTCTGCTGTCGTGCTGGAGTACGACCGACGCTTCGCCACCTACGGAGATGACTTCATCTTCTACGACTACAACGAGCCGCTGTCTCTTCCGGCCGACGTGGCTCCTCAGAGCTTCGACATCGTCCTGGCCGATCCGCCCTACCTGTCCGAGGAGTGTCTGAGCAAAGTGGCCAAAACCATCAAGCACCTGAGTAAAGGCAAAGTGCTGCTGTGCACAGGtgagaggaggacgaggaggaggaggaggggctcTGGTGTTGGCTCATAACCTTCAGTCTGTGCTTCTCatgtattatcattattttatagTCACTGAGATAAGCATGTGTTTTTCTGAGAGGGAAATCCCTGACAGCCTTCAAACAACCCACACAGTCGTTCAGTAACATTTACTGGAGTTTTGAATGTATTTCCAGAACTCTGAAAgactcatctgtccatctgGACATAAATATTCCATCTGCTGCATCATAAAATGAAGACTTCTCATCTGTTTCCAAAGCTGAAACTAGGGCTACAACTGAGGATTGTTTTTATCATCAGTTAATCtcccattttatttcttttgataAACTTAACCAGTTGCTGATTAGTTTTCTGTCACTTGATTAATCGACTGGTTGTTGGAGTAAGGAGGTGTGTTAATAAGGAGTAAGGACATGTGTTAAGTTTAGCTactgtgaatgttttattactgtttatTCTCGATTAAGAAATAAAGTTGCAGTTTGGGAATTGGATTCAAAATCAAATTATAAACAAGTTTCTAAGATTATTGAGGGTCTCATAAAAAATGGATGGTTGTGACTGACGGCTGAATTAGAGAAATGGTTCATATCATGAGAGAAGAACAACAAGACAAAGTGCTGAGATATAAAATAACTTTGTAACTCAAACTACTTATCcgtttctctttctttggtGTGCTTGTACAATGTTTAATGAACAAACCCTTTCTGCTGAGTTAGACACGTACCAGGTCTCCACTGGTGCTGGGGATCGGCACCGGTCCGTGGGTCAATTGCTACCGGGCTGCACCAAAAGAATACATAACTTacattatttatgttttatttattatctgaTTCTGAACGACATCTTGATGCATGTCAAGATGCTTGCCTCGGTCACATGTCTTACCTACATTACCTACGTGAAAATATTGTCTGACATTAAACCGGTCTGTGGCGCAAAAAAGGTTGGGGACCGCTGTtataaattattctttttttttttttttttttttaattagttatAAAGGCAAAATGGGGAGAATTAGTGAAACATTAGCTGTAATtctaatgacatttttttttgtattaagaAAAATGGGACGATCTCGGGGTAGCTGTCTGACATACTGTCTATTTTTTATCTCCAGTTTTCCAGTTCTACACAGTGTATTTAAACTAATATCACTCATGTTACATCTGAATTTCAGTGTAAAAAGTGAAGAACGACGgcttatttcctgttttctgagcagctttttttttaacgtcaGATTCTTGTGTCCCGTTTGTTGTGCAGGAGCCATCATGGAGAATCTGGCCAAGGAGCTTCTGGATGTAAAAATGTGCAGCTTCCTGCCGAAGCACAACAGAAACTTGTCCAATGAGTTCCGCTGTTTTGTCAACTATCCGTCTCGCCTGCTGTCCAGCTGAGGAGCCGAACCCCTGTCCGATCAACATTCTGACTGTTCAGTCTGATGGACGGAGGACATTGTAGACATTTAAATCCATGGTTAATACTGAACGGCTACAAATGGACTTGGGACAGTTCGTTTATTGAATATAAATTATTTGATAACCTGCTGTTCGTGAACTGTAAGCTGGTCAGACATTTTATGAATCAATTAAAGGAGAACTCCACCAATTTAACATGTCACTTTTGGATTGTTTTGTGTGGAGTACTGCCTTTTAAAAACATCGGTATCCAACAGCCTTGTGTGAATTATGAGTTGTGAGCTAATGGAAGTCAAAGGAGATGTAGAGTGTGCGACCAAGGAAGTGAGGAAAGGAAAAACCCCTGAAACCTTAACGTGAGTCTCCTCACCCCTTCAGAGACTAAACTAGGGGTGGTTAATCGGTCCTGTTTCATTACGATTACTGAGGTCTCAAAACACCATAAATGtattgcacctttttttttttactcattttagaTGTAGTCTTTCACTCTGGTTAATTTTGTCATCACCTCGTGGAGAGGACGTTGATTTGGTGGAGTGAGGCTTCAGGCGGCTGTCTTTAGCCcacgcagcctcctctggatggaagcgcgacatgtgagccctcatccatccatccatccattttctataccgcttgatctaTCAGgctcgcgggggagctggagcctatcccagctgactacggccgagaggcggggtacaccctggactggtcgccagtcagtCGCAGGGCCGACACGCAGATAACTAACACAGATAactacacacgcacgcacacactcacctagGGACAATGtaaagtagccagttaacctaatgtgcatgtttttgggattgtgggaggaagccggagaaCCTGGaaaaaacccacgcaggcacagggagaacatgcaaactccgcacagaagagCTCAGGCCGGTGTTCGAACCTGGAGCCCTCATGTTGCTAGTATTGCCACAGTCAGGGgcgctggggttgaaattcatcccaggagcttggtttggagaggccttacCTAAAGTAAggtacatatgctcacacatactatgcatactcaaacactatgtttatttaaaaattaaaactactgtgtgtgtgtgtgtgtgtgtgtgtgtgtgtgtgtgtgtgtgtgtgtgtgtgtgtgtggagaacagaggcaaaattctgttcaatttctgcttcatttggtagcatgaaaacatggaaaagtgTGTGTTGCTTGTatgtggttttgctcaaataaaagcaattaagtttgtgtgtgtgtctgtggcttctttcttaatttaccctgctctctttcttgttttattttgacagcttgatgactgactgagcggcagtagaaacagggatcagctcaaattGGGAGGGGCCGTTCGTATCCCCCCTTGAGAGGtaaaatattagtttcacccagtccagcggtgtggaatcatcccagtctaacattaggttcatagactgtataaaacatggacataGCACcagtgacgtcacccattggtttcggggagtcggttttgtgaccaaaccatgggcactTGAGCTGcaccatcttggattttagtgggagtgtactttccatatttggcggagaggtggttactctacgggtcagccggccgagaacccgtcCACTTAGATTGGAGCAACTGAGCTAGCGTAATGCTAATCAGCTAAACAGCtaataattaatcttttattgaggTCATACTACATAAGAAAAAAGCCAAAACTCATCTTAAAAGTTAACAACGTTACAACTCTTTGAAATTACTATCTAAAATGATGTTAAGAATTTTTTTCAAGAACTTCAGTATTTGTTACAAGAAGTGGTggatgactgtttcagatagagaggttttaggtggagctgcaaggtttggtggagttgtgggggaaAATTTATTTCTATCCTTTTATTTAACTGAAACAAtcatttcatattaataaaatatattaaaacgttaaaaaaacattactgtcatattaattataacaataaaaataacgataattataataataaaacgGCTTTCGCCTCtacctccatccactatccactatccacttacagttacagcagcgcacaaacaacagcagccgttttttatgtgatgtttttttatgacattttgacgccttattatagtatgacgttttttatgacattttgaggtcaaaaattttttggactttttttgtccgaaaaaaacgtcatactatactatgacttttttatgacattttgaggtcgaaaaaaattttgactttttttgcccaaaaaaaacgccatgctatactatgacgttttttatgacattttgaggtcgaataaaattttgactttttttgcccgaaaaaaacgccatgctatactatgacgttttttatgacattttgaggtcgaataaaattttgactttttttgcccgaaaaaaacgccatgctatactatgacgttttttatgacattttgaggtcaaaaatttttttgactttttttgcccgaaaaaaacgccatgctatactatgacgttttttatgacattttgaggtcaaaaatttttttgactttttttgtccgaaaaaaatgtcatactatactatgacgttttttatgacattttgaggtcgaaaaaaattttgactttttttgcccgaaaaaaaacgccatgctatactatgacgttttttatgacattttgaggtcaaaaatttttttgactttttttgtccgaaaaaaacgtcatactatactatgacgttttttatgacattttgaggtcaaaaatttttttgactttttttggccgattttgacgtcatactatactatgacgttttttatgacattttgaggtcaaaattttttttgactttttttgtccgattttgacgccatagtatactatgacgttttttatgacattttgaggtcaaaaattgttttgactttttttgtccgattttgacgccatactatactatgacgttttttatgacattttgaggtcgaacatttttttgactttttttggccgattgtgacgccttactatactatgacgttttttatgacattttgaggtcgaaaaaaattttgactttttttgtccgattttgacgccttactatactatgacgttttttatgacattttgaggtcaaaaaagtttttgattttttttgtccgattttgactccatactatactatgacgttttttatgacagtttgaggtcgaaaaaaattttgactttttttgcccgaataaaacgccatactatactatgacgttttttatgacattttgaggtcgaaaaaaattttgactttttttggccgattgtgacgccttactatactatgacgttttttatgacattttgaggtcgaaaaaatttttgactttttttgtccgattttgacgccttactatactatgacttttttatgacattttgaggtcgaaaaaaattttgactttttttatccgattttgacgccttactatactatgacgttttttatgacattttgaggtcgaaaaaaattttgactttttttgtccgattttgacgccttactatactatgacgttttttatgacattttgaggtcaaaaaaagtttttgatttttttttgtccgattttgactccatactatgctatgacgtttttaatgacattttgaggtcgaaaaaaattttgactttttttgcccaaaaaaaacgccattctatactatgatgtttttcatgacattttgaggtcgaaaaaaaatttgactttttttggccgaaaaaaacgccatactatactatgacgttttttatgacattttgaggtcaaaaatttttttgactttttttggccgaaaaaaacgtcatgctatactatgacgttttttatgacattttgaggtcaaaaaaatttttgactttttttggcctattttgacgtcatactatactatgacgttttttatgacattttgaggtcgaaaaaatttttgactttttttgcccgaataaaacgccatactatactatgacgttttttatgacattttgaggtcgaaaaaaattttgactttttttggccgattttgacgccttactatactatgacgttttttatgacattttgaggtcgaaaaaaattttgactttttttgtccgattttgacgccatactatactatgatgttttttatgacattttgaggtcgaaaaaaatgttgactttttttgcccaaaaaaaaacgccatgctatactatgacgttttttatgacattttgaggtcaaaaatttttttgactttttttgtctgaaaaaaacgtgatgctatactatgacgttttttatgacattttgaggtcaaaaatttttttgactttttttgtccgattttgacgccatactatactatgacgttttttatgacattttgaggtcgaaaaaaattttgactttttatgtccgattttgacaccttactatactatgacgttttttatgacattttgaagtcaaacatttttttgactttttttgtccgattttgacgccatgctatactatgacgtttttaatgacattttgaggtcaaaaatttttttgactttttttgtccgattttgacgccatactatactatgacgttttttatgacattttgaggtcgaaaaattttttgactttttttgtccgattttgacgtcatactatactatgacgtttttaatgacattttgaggtcgaaaaaaattttgaccttttttgcccaaaaaaaacgccatactatactatgacgttttttatgacattttgaggtaaaaatttttttggactttttttggccgattttgacgccttactatactatgacgttttttatgacattttgaggtcaaaaatttttttgactttttttggccgaaaaaaacgccatactatactatgacgtttttaatgacattttgaggtcgaaaaaaattttgactttttttgcccgaataaaacgccatactatactatgacgttttttatgacattttgaggtcgaaaaatattttgactttttttggccgattttgacgccttattatagtctgacgttttttatgacattttgaggtcaaaattttttttgacttttttcatccgaaaaaaacgccatactatactatgacgttttttatgacattttgaggtcgaaaaaaattttgactttttttggccgattttgacgccatactatactatgacgtttttcatgacattttgaggtcgaaaaaaattttgacttttttcggccaattttgacgccttactatactatgatgtttttcatgacattttgaggtcgaaaaaaattttgactttttttgcccaaaaaaaacgccatactatactatgacgttttttatgacattttgaggtcaaaatttttttggacttttttttgtccgaaaaaaaacgacatactatactatgacgttttttatgacactttgaggtcgaaaaaaattttgactttttttgaccgattttgacgccttactatactatgacgttttttatgacattttgaggtcaaaaatttttttgactttttttgtccgattttgacgccatactatactatgacgttttttatgacattttgaggtcgaaaaaatttttgactttttttgtccgattttgacgccttactatagtatgacgttttttatgacattttgaggtcgaaaacttttttgactttttttgtccgattttgacgccttactatactatgacgtttttaatgacattttgaggtcgaaaaaaattttgactttttttgcccgaataaaacgccatgctatactatgacgttttttatgacattttgaggtcgaaaaaaattttgactttttttgaccgattttgacgccttactatactatgacgttttttatgacattttgaggtcaaaaatttttttgactttttttggccgaaaaaaacgccacactatagtatgacgttttttatgacattttgaggtcaaaaatttttttgactttttttggccgattttgacgtcatactatactatgacgttttttatgacattttgaggtcaaaatttttttggactttttttgtccgattttgacgccatactatactatgacgttttttatgacatt
This window harbors:
- the eef1akmt1 gene encoding EEF1A lysine methyltransferase 1 codes for the protein MSDSDDDDVPTLSAHTLAALQEFYNETRTGPAHSTSPSDQFTVGAVEEDWRMSQFWYSDETAAQLVEEVVREAGEGGRIACVSAPSVYQKLKQGAVDGSDRVSAVVLEYDRRFATYGDDFIFYDYNEPLSLPADVAPQSFDIVLADPPYLSEECLSKVAKTIKHLSKGKVLLCTGAIMENLAKELLDVKMCSFLPKHNRNLSNEFRCFVNYPSRLLSS